The following is a genomic window from Rhodomicrobium lacus.
GGGGCGGCGGCGCATGCGCGCGGCGACACGCTCACCGTGCTGGGCTTGCCCGAGGTGCGGGGCGGCGCTACCATCAAGACCCACATGGACCACAGGATCGCCATGTCGTTCCTGGTGCTGGGCCTTGCAGCCGAGGAGCCGGTGACTGTCGACGACGCGTCGATGATCGCGACGAGCTTCCCGGAATTTCGCACTCTGATGCAACAGGTGGGCGCGACGCTCGACGAGCCGGGGCAGGCTTCGGACGAGGCGCGCGGGAAAGACCGCGAATGATCATCGCAATAGACGGAACGGCGGCGGCCGGAAAAAGCACGCTTGCGCGCCGTGTGGCGCAAAACTACGGGCTGCCGCATCTCGATACGGGCTCGCTCTATCGCGCCGTTGCGCGCGACGTGATGGCGGCTGGGCATTCGCTCGAAGACGTGCGCGCGGCGTCATTCGCTGCGAAGCGGCTCGATCCGACGACGCTCGGCGACCCGAACCTGCGTCTCAAGGGCAACGGCGAGGCGGCGAGCGTCGTGGCGGCGATACCAGATGTGCGCGCCGCGCTTCTCGAATTCCAGCGGGCGTTCGCGGGCCAGCCCGGTGGCGCCGTGGTCGAGGGCCGCGACATCGGCACCGTAGTCTGCCCCGAAGCCGATGCGAAGATTTTCGTGACAGCGTCGGCGGAAAGCCGCGCGGCCCGGCGTCACCGCGAACTTGTGGGCTATGGCGTGGAAATCACCGAAGAGGTTGTGCTCGCGGAGATCAAGGCTCGCGACAAGCGCGACAGCGAGCGGCCCGTTTCGCCGCTGAAGCCCGCCGAGGACGCGCTCTTGCTCGATACGACCGAGTTGGATATAGAAAAAGCCGTTGCCGCCGCTCTTCACCTTATTGATAAAGTGGCGCTTCGCGGATAAATCATGCTAAGCCCGCCAACGGGTTCGGCGTGATCCGTTCGTGTCTCCGAAATCGATCTGAAAGGTCGACCGGCGGACGGCAAATCAGAATTCGCATGAATGACGGCTTTTGGGAAAACCGCGCCCCCTGAGGCCGCCTGTCTTCAACCTCTAACGCATACCCCAGGCCTCAAGGCCATATCGGAGTTTTAATGACTGCAACCCAAACAATAGAGCCAAAGGCCAAGGAGTACAATCCGACCGTCGACGACTTCGCCGCTCTTCTCGATGAATCGCTTTCCGGCTCCGCGCCGAGCGAAGGCGCGGTGGTGAAGGGAAAGATCGTCGCGATCGAAAAGGATTTGGCGGTTATCGACGTCGGCCTCAAGACCGAAGGCCGCGTGCCGCTCAAGGAATTTGGTTCTTCCGTCGCCAATCCGACCATTCATGTCGGCGACGAGGTCGAGGTCTACGTCGAGCGCATCGAAAACGCGATGGGCGAAGCGGTTCTTTCGCGCGAGAAGGCTCGCCGCGAGGATAGCTGGACGAAGCTCGAACAGAAATTCAACGCCGGCGAAAAGGTCGAAGGCGTGATCTTCAACCGCGTGAAGGGCGGCTTCACCGTCGATCTCGACGGCGCGGTGGCCTTCCTTCCCGGCTCTCAGGTCGACATTCGTCCGATCAAGGACGTGACGCCGCTCATGAACGTGCCGCAGCCCTTCCAGATCCTCAAGATGGATCGCCGCCGCGGCAATATCGTCGTGTCGCGCCGCTCCGTTCTGGAAGAGACGCGCGCCGAGCAGCGTAGCGAGATCGTCGCCAAGCTCGAAGAGGGCCAGGTGGTCGACGGCGTCGTCAAGAACATCACCGATTACGGTGCGTTCATCGACCTCGGCGGCATC
Proteins encoded in this region:
- a CDS encoding (d)CMP kinase, coding for MIIAIDGTAAAGKSTLARRVAQNYGLPHLDTGSLYRAVARDVMAAGHSLEDVRAASFAAKRLDPTTLGDPNLRLKGNGEAASVVAAIPDVRAALLEFQRAFAGQPGGAVVEGRDIGTVVCPEADAKIFVTASAESRAARRHRELVGYGVEITEEVVLAEIKARDKRDSERPVSPLKPAEDALLLDTTELDIEKAVAAALHLIDKVALRG